The window AAAAGTTCTGTTGATCTAAAAGATGTAATCTTTGCAACCATCACTCCTACTGCTATGGAATGGAAAGTAAAAGAATGGCTTGAAGAATTAGAAAAAGAGGACAAATACTATAAAGATCAAAA of the Caldisericaceae bacterium genome contains:
- a CDS encoding DUF3783 domain-containing protein gives rise to the protein MKKFFLMGNFSNEEIAKIIQSLKSSVDLKDVIFATITPTAMEWKVKEWLEELEKEDKYYKDQKNV